The following are encoded together in the Streptomyces flavofungini genome:
- a CDS encoding ABC transporter substrate-binding protein: MKKLNKFLSLGLMVLFSLSILVGCNTSKKEEAKAPEEKTSIEIVVPDGLPAISIVKMIKEKPEIMKGLDINYSIVKGSDALVSKVLKGEGDICIVPSNVAAIAYNKEAKYKLAGTVGFGSLYVISSDDSVNSLEDLKGKDVYNVGQGLTPDLIFKILLQNDGINPEKDLTLSYVNAASELAPLFIEGKAKYAVVPEPMLTQIMTKKPETKIVASLNEQWKKMSDSKMGYPQSSVIVKEDLAKNNSEAVQKILKEIDNSTKWANENKEEAGAFAEEVGITGKKEIIAKSLERANLNYVSALDSESEYIKYYDKIYSLEPKAIGGKKVNEEIFLQK; the protein is encoded by the coding sequence GTGAAAAAATTAAATAAGTTTTTATCATTAGGTCTAATGGTATTATTTTCATTAAGTATATTAGTAGGATGTAATACTTCTAAGAAAGAAGAAGCTAAGGCACCAGAAGAAAAAACATCCATAGAAATAGTAGTACCAGATGGACTTCCAGCTATTAGTATAGTTAAAATGATAAAAGAAAAACCAGAAATAATGAAAGGCTTAGATATAAATTATTCAATAGTAAAGGGATCAGATGCTTTAGTTTCTAAGGTGTTAAAAGGAGAGGGAGATATATGTATAGTTCCTTCAAATGTAGCTGCTATTGCATATAACAAGGAAGCTAAATATAAACTTGCAGGAACAGTAGGTTTTGGTTCATTATATGTTATAAGCAGTGATGATTCTGTTAATAGCTTAGAAGATCTTAAAGGAAAAGATGTTTACAATGTTGGTCAAGGATTGACTCCTGATTTAATATTTAAAATATTACTTCAAAATGATGGAATAAATCCTGAAAAAGATTTAACATTAAGTTATGTAAATGCAGCTTCAGAATTAGCTCCTTTATTTATAGAGGGAAAAGCTAAATATGCAGTTGTTCCAGAACCTATGTTAACTCAAATAATGACAAAGAAACCAGAAACAAAAATAGTAGCATCATTAAATGAACAGTGGAAAAAAATGAGTGATTCAAAAATGGGATATCCTCAGTCTAGTGTTATAGTTAAAGAGGACCTAGCAAAAAATAATTCAGAGGCTGTTCAAAAGATCTTAAAGGAAATAGATAATAGTACTAAGTGGGCAAATGAAAATAAAGAAGAAGCAGGTGCCTTTGCAGAAGAAGTTGGCATAACAGGCAAAAAAGAAATAATAGCTAAATCTCTAGAAAGAGCAAATTTAAATTACGTAAGTGCTTTAGATAGTGAAAGTGAATATATTAAATATTATGACAAGATTTACAGCTTAGAGCCTAAAGCTATAGGAGGTAAAAAGGTAAATGAAGAAATTTTCTTACAAAAATAA
- a CDS encoding ABC transporter permease, with protein MKKFSYKNKKLIFLSSVILFILWQLASMIIGSEVILPSPYLTFKGLIEVIKSNDFFKIIISTLGRTFISFTLALVIALFLGVFSAFNKYVYNFMIPILNVMRSLPTIGFIILALIWLSQGIAPILVGFVMSFPIFYDAIIGAILNIDKNILEMAKVYEIGMGNLIKNIYLPSISFAICRIMVSTFSLTMKLVVGGEVIGQPKYGIGTALFVEKNYLNTNMVFAWIIVVIIIGIIFSLIQKTIDGRVFRWMK; from the coding sequence ATGAAGAAATTTTCTTACAAAAATAAGAAATTAATATTTTTATCTTCAGTTATACTTTTTATTTTATGGCAATTAGCTAGTATGATTATAGGGAGTGAGGTAATATTACCTTCTCCCTATTTAACGTTTAAGGGGTTAATTGAAGTAATAAAATCAAATGATTTTTTCAAAATAATAATAAGTACTTTAGGAAGAACTTTCATAAGTTTTACCTTAGCCTTAGTTATTGCTTTATTTTTAGGTGTGTTTAGTGCTTTTAATAAATATGTTTATAATTTTATGATACCTATATTAAATGTAATGAGATCTTTACCAACAATAGGCTTTATAATACTTGCTTTAATTTGGTTAAGTCAAGGCATAGCTCCTATATTAGTTGGGTTTGTAATGAGTTTTCCTATATTTTATGATGCCATAATAGGAGCTATATTAAATATAGACAAAAATATACTAGAGATGGCTAAGGTTTATGAGATTGGTATGGGTAATTTAATAAAGAATATATATTTGCCAAGCATAAGTTTTGCTATATGTAGAATAATGGTTTCAACCTTTTCTCTAACTATGAAGTTAGTAGTTGGAGGAGAAGTTATTGGACAACCTAAATATGGTATAGGAACGGCACTTTTTGTGGAAAAGAATTATTTAAATACTAATATGGTATTTGCATGGATAATAGTAGTAATTATTATAGGAATAATTTTTTCTTTAATACAAAAAACTATTGATGGTAGAGTTTTTAGGTGGATGAAATAA
- a CDS encoding ABC transporter ATP-binding protein, which produces MSIKLINIEKNFGSKKIYDKFSLTFEEGKINCILGKSGCGKSTLLNIIANLEEINSGEIIGVPKKIAYVFQEDRLIEWNSIYTNMELPLLKTYAKDERKEKIKNILREVELGDCMNSYPKELSGGMRQRANIARALLYNGELLLMDEPFKSLDKSSKEDIIEIFKKNHLEKNNTVIMVTHDINEALSLGDNIFLLGGNPVSLMDKFKDVQKSKEKNNIEDKILLILKE; this is translated from the coding sequence ATGAGTATTAAATTAATAAATATAGAAAAGAATTTTGGAAGTAAAAAAATATATGATAAATTTTCTTTAACCTTTGAAGAGGGAAAAATAAACTGTATTTTAGGGAAATCTGGGTGTGGAAAAAGCACTTTATTAAATATAATAGCTAATCTTGAAGAGATTAACTCAGGCGAAATTATAGGAGTTCCTAAAAAAATAGCCTATGTGTTTCAAGAGGATAGGCTTATTGAATGGAATAGTATATACACTAACATGGAACTTCCCTTATTAAAAACTTACGCAAAGGATGAAAGAAAAGAAAAAATTAAAAATATCCTAAGAGAAGTTGAACTAGGAGATTGTATGAACTCATATCCTAAAGAGTTAAGTGGAGGGATGAGGCAAAGAGCAAATATAGCTAGGGCACTTCTTTATAATGGAGAACTTCTTTTAATGGATGAACCCTTTAAATCCTTAGATAAAAGTAGCAAAGAAGATATTATTGAGATATTTAAAAAAAATCATTTAGAAAAAAATAATACAGTTATAATGGTTACCCATGACATAAATGAGGCCTTAAGCTTAGGAGATAATATATTTTTATTAGGTGGTAACCCAGTTAGTTTAATGGATAAATTTAAAGATGTACAAAAGTCAAAAGAAAAAAATAATATAGAAGATAAAATTCTACTTATTTTAAAAGAATAA
- a CDS encoding MATE family efflux transporter, whose amino-acid sequence MFIGHKIGELGLAALNIALPIYNLYSAIGLTIGVGGATALSVAMGQNKFHRVNRIFTSAVFATIIFCIIISLLEVFFLDKIVYMLGASEATFPLAKEYLKIILAFNPAFIFASAFIVFVRNDREPKLAMYAVIGSNTTNIVLDYVFIYIFNLGMFGAALATSIGQLVALGVLSIHFIKKNNTMHIELGGINLDNIGKVLKNGVPSFLNEISAGFVIFIFNIVIYKFEGDLGVSAYGIITNIVLIFMAVFNGVSQGVQPLISVNFGAKKEERVKEFLRLTRIIVLILGVGFLGMGLLLPNQMIGLFTSDRGRLLSITRQGIYLYFIAFLFNGSNILNIAYLQAVEKSKESSLLSTLRGLVFVIIFIIVLPRIIGVYGVWLTIPITELSTLLLFLIFEIKSKRKNI is encoded by the coding sequence ATGTTTATAGGTCATAAAATCGGAGAATTAGGCTTAGCTGCACTAAATATAGCCTTGCCAATATATAATTTATATAGTGCCATAGGGCTTACTATTGGAGTTGGAGGAGCAACAGCTCTATCCGTAGCTATGGGGCAAAATAAATTCCATAGGGTAAATAGAATATTTACTTCGGCAGTATTTGCAACTATCATATTTTGTATAATAATAAGTTTATTAGAAGTTTTCTTTTTAGATAAAATAGTTTATATGCTTGGAGCTTCAGAAGCAACCTTTCCTTTAGCTAAAGAATATTTAAAGATTATTTTAGCCTTTAATCCTGCTTTTATTTTTGCATCTGCATTTATTGTTTTTGTTAGAAATGATAGAGAGCCTAAATTAGCTATGTATGCAGTAATAGGATCAAATACAACTAATATAGTACTAGACTATGTATTTATATATATATTTAATCTAGGAATGTTTGGAGCAGCTTTAGCAACATCTATAGGGCAATTGGTAGCCTTAGGAGTTTTATCAATACATTTTATAAAGAAAAATAATACCATGCATATAGAACTTGGAGGAATAAATTTAGATAATATAGGAAAGGTACTTAAAAATGGAGTGCCTAGTTTCTTAAATGAAATATCAGCAGGCTTTGTCATATTTATTTTTAATATTGTAATATATAAATTTGAAGGAGACTTAGGAGTTTCAGCCTATGGAATAATTACAAACATAGTTTTAATATTCATGGCAGTCTTTAATGGAGTATCCCAAGGGGTTCAACCTTTAATAAGCGTAAATTTTGGAGCTAAAAAGGAAGAACGTGTTAAAGAATTCTTAAGGTTAACAAGAATAATAGTACTAATTTTAGGGGTAGGTTTTCTAGGTATGGGACTATTATTACCAAATCAAATGATAGGACTATTTACAAGTGATAGGGGAAGATTATTAAGTATAACTAGACAGGGAATATATCTATACTTTATAGCATTCTTATTTAATGGAAGCAACATACTTAACATAGCTTATTTACAAGCAGTTGAAAAATCAAAGGAATCATCTCTTTTATCAACACTTAGAGGATTAGTATTTGTTATTATATTTATAATAGTCTTACCAAGAATTATAGGGGTTTATGGAGTATGGCTAACAATTCCAATAACTGAGTTAAGTACACTTTTATTATTTTTAATATTTGAAATAAAAAGTAAAAGAAAAAATATATAA
- a CDS encoding DUF4250 domain-containing protein, which translates to MDIGNYREMDPYMLLSIINLKLRDYYSDIESLCDDLGIEKDIIGQRLKDCGYIYNRENNQFVAE; encoded by the coding sequence ATGGACATTGGTAATTATAGAGAGATGGATCCATATATGTTACTTAGTATTATAAATTTAAAATTAAGAGATTACTATAGTGATATAGAAAGTTTGTGTGATGATTTAGGAATTGAAAAAGATATTATTGGACAAAGACTTAAAGACTGTGGATACATATATAATAGAGAAAACAATCAGTTTGTTGCTGAATAA
- a CDS encoding carbohydrate kinase family protein codes for MNLRKEPYLLVFGASVVDVFGFSKASYRPYNSTPGHVKISFGGVCRNIAENMARVGVNTNFMSILGNDEHGKSIVEHSKKIGYHMDDSMVIEGGSTPTYLAILDENGEMVSAIADMKSIGAMNTDFIDSKREIFENAEYTVLDSDNPEIMEYLLKNFKDKTNFILDPVSAEKASWVKHLIKDFHTIKPNRHEAEILAGFPITDTDDLIKASNYFLGLGIKKVFISLDADGIFYNDGVSCGKIKATEVDVKNVTGAGDSFVAGLGYGYMNKMPIEDIVKFAMTMSNITISHEETIHPDMALDTVLAKLEKTTWEEEKYDLNK; via the coding sequence ATGAACTTAAGAAAAGAACCATATTTATTGGTATTTGGAGCTTCTGTAGTGGATGTGTTTGGATTTAGTAAGGCCAGTTATAGACCCTATAACTCAACACCAGGTCATGTAAAGATATCTTTTGGGGGCGTTTGTAGAAACATTGCTGAAAATATGGCAAGAGTAGGCGTAAATACTAATTTTATGTCCATATTAGGTAATGATGAGCATGGAAAGAGTATAGTAGAGCACTCAAAGAAAATAGGATATCATATGGACGATTCTATGGTAATAGAAGGTGGAAGCACTCCAACTTACTTAGCTATTTTAGATGAAAATGGTGAAATGGTTTCTGCTATTGCAGATATGAAAAGTATAGGAGCTATGAATACTGATTTCATAGATTCTAAAAGAGAAATCTTTGAGAATGCTGAATATACAGTTTTAGATTCTGATAATCCAGAAATAATGGAATATTTATTAAAGAACTTTAAGGATAAAACTAACTTTATCTTAGATCCAGTATCAGCAGAAAAAGCAAGCTGGGTAAAACATCTCATAAAGGATTTCCATACAATAAAACCTAATAGACATGAAGCAGAAATATTAGCAGGTTTCCCTATAACAGATACAGATGACTTAATAAAGGCAAGTAATTATTTCTTAGGTTTAGGAATTAAAAAGGTATTTATAAGTTTAGATGCTGACGGTATATTCTATAATGACGGTGTATCTTGCGGTAAAATAAAGGCAACAGAAGTTGATGTTAAAAATGTTACAGGAGCAGGGGACTCTTTTGTAGCTGGATTAGGATACGGATATATGAATAAAATGCCTATAGAGGATATTGTTAAATTTGCTATGACTATGTCTAATATAACAATATCACATGAGGAAACAATTCATCCAGACATGGCTTTAGATACTGTTTTAGCTAAATTAGAGAAAACAACTTGGGAAGAAGAAAAATACGATTTAAATAAATAG
- a CDS encoding SulP family inorganic anion transporter, with product MYKPKLISLLDDKESGFSKEQFLKDLIAGIIVAIIALPLSIALGISSGVSPEKGLITAIIAGFIISLLGGSRVQIGGPTGAFVVIVFGIIQNHGVDGLIIATFMAGIILVLFGLLRFGSLIKYIPYPITVGFTSGIAITLLSTQVKDFLGLSITKTPSEFIPKWEAYISHMNTTNLYTLAIGLLALIILIFWPKINKKIPGSLIALIVTTLVVFIFNLPVATIGSQFGKISSNIPMPHIPNLNLNTLKALIGPAFTIALLGGIESLLSAVVSDGMIGDKHNSNAELIAQGIANMGSSLFGGIPATGAIARTAANVKNGGRTPISGIVHSITLLLIMLVFMPLAKFIPLTTLSAILIIVSYNMSEWRTFKAILKAPKSDIAILLTTFFLTVLFDLVIAIGIGMVVSMCLFMRRVATSIEVNELNESDCSDKSNIDTDMENLKVGENVLVYDIRGHLFFGAVDTFMNTMKEINDDAKVLVLRMRHTKTLDVTGYKQIKNIALSCKSRNMTLIISELQEQPKKVMRLMGFIDTLGEDHFATNFDEALEKANSLI from the coding sequence ATATACAAACCAAAATTAATTTCTCTTTTAGATGATAAAGAGAGCGGATTTTCAAAAGAACAATTTTTAAAAGATTTAATCGCTGGGATAATAGTTGCTATTATCGCACTTCCTCTATCCATTGCATTAGGTATTTCTTCAGGGGTATCTCCTGAAAAAGGATTAATAACTGCAATCATAGCTGGATTCATAATTTCATTATTAGGAGGAAGTAGAGTTCAAATTGGTGGTCCTACTGGCGCCTTTGTTGTTATAGTGTTTGGTATTATACAAAATCATGGAGTTGATGGACTAATAATTGCCACATTTATGGCTGGTATTATTCTTGTTTTATTTGGTTTATTACGATTTGGTAGCTTAATAAAATATATACCTTATCCAATAACGGTAGGATTTACCTCTGGTATAGCTATAACTCTTTTATCAACACAGGTTAAGGATTTTTTAGGACTTTCAATTACTAAAACCCCTTCTGAGTTTATACCTAAGTGGGAAGCTTACATATCTCATATGAATACTACAAACCTTTATACCTTAGCTATAGGATTACTAGCACTTATTATTTTAATCTTTTGGCCAAAAATAAATAAAAAGATTCCAGGATCTTTAATAGCTTTAATAGTAACAACTTTAGTAGTATTTATATTTAATTTACCAGTTGCAACAATAGGAAGTCAATTTGGTAAAATAAGCTCAAATATTCCAATGCCTCATATTCCTAACCTAAATCTTAATACATTAAAAGCATTAATCGGACCTGCTTTTACAATAGCGCTTTTAGGTGGAATTGAATCTTTATTATCTGCTGTTGTTTCAGATGGTATGATTGGAGACAAGCATAATTCAAATGCAGAACTTATAGCACAAGGAATAGCTAATATGGGTTCTTCTCTATTTGGAGGAATTCCTGCTACTGGAGCAATTGCTAGAACTGCTGCCAATGTTAAAAATGGGGGAAGAACTCCTATTTCGGGTATAGTTCATTCAATAACTTTATTACTTATAATGCTTGTATTTATGCCTCTTGCTAAATTCATTCCATTAACTACTTTATCAGCAATATTAATAATTGTTTCATATAACATGAGTGAATGGAGAACTTTTAAAGCAATACTTAAGGCTCCTAAAAGTGATATAGCTATATTACTAACAACATTTTTCTTAACAGTATTATTTGATTTAGTAATTGCTATAGGAATAGGAATGGTAGTTTCTATGTGCTTATTTATGAGAAGAGTTGCTACTTCTATAGAAGTAAATGAATTAAATGAAAGTGACTGTTCTGATAAATCTAATATAGATACTGATATGGAAAATCTTAAGGTTGGAGAAAATGTCTTAGTCTATGATATAAGAGGTCACCTTTTCTTTGGTGCTGTAGATACATTTATGAATACAATGAAGGAAATAAATGATGATGCAAAGGTTCTTGTTTTAAGAATGAGACATACTAAGACTTTAGATGTTACAGGATATAAACAAATAAAAAATATAGCTCTAAGTTGTAAGTCTCGTAATATGACTTTAATAATATCTGAATTACAAGAACAGCCAAAAAAAGTTATGAGACTTATGGGATTTATAGATACTTTAGGTGAAGATCACTTTGCTACAAATTTTGATGAAGCTTTAGAAAAAGCAAATTCTTTAATTTAA
- a CDS encoding polysaccharide deacetylase family protein — MKKFVFLLITLIFSFSGLATSSKPIKAAELEESTKKIFLTFDDGPGGKVTEEILNTLKENDVKATFFLIGELVEKHPDLVKRMNDEGHSIGVHTFTHERNKIYRNDSSFLEENLKAQESIEKVIGKKVFSLRFPFGSNNSTYTLKKSLVDSLHEQGFRIYDWTVDSTDALNPNLSPSSIVQKSISNSDYIVLLMHCGYSNNNSAKALPSIIKHFKSAGYSFEVIDESTPEIYRLKNKC; from the coding sequence ATGAAAAAATTTGTTTTTTTACTAATTACATTAATATTTTCTTTTTCAGGCTTAGCTACCTCTTCAAAACCTATTAAAGCAGCTGAATTAGAAGAAAGCACAAAAAAAATATTTTTAACCTTTGATGATGGCCCTGGTGGTAAGGTTACAGAAGAAATTTTAAACACCCTTAAAGAAAATGATGTAAAAGCTACATTTTTTTTAATAGGAGAACTAGTAGAAAAACACCCTGATTTAGTTAAAAGAATGAATGATGAGGGTCATTCCATAGGAGTACACACCTTTACCCATGAGAGAAATAAAATTTACAGAAATGACTCCTCATTCCTAGAAGAAAACTTAAAAGCTCAAGAATCCATAGAAAAAGTTATTGGAAAGAAAGTATTTTCTCTTAGATTTCCATTTGGTTCTAATAACAGTACATATACCTTAAAAAAATCCTTAGTAGACTCCTTACATGAACAAGGCTTTAGAATATATGATTGGACAGTAGATAGTACTGACGCCCTTAATCCAAACCTAAGCCCAAGTTCTATAGTTCAAAAGTCAATTTCTAATTCTGATTATATTGTACTTTTAATGCATTGTGGATATTCTAATAATAATTCTGCTAAAGCATTGCCATCAATCATAAAACATTTTAAATCAGCTGGATATAGCTTTGAAGTAATAGATGAAAGTACTCCTGAAATTTATAGATTAAAAAATAAATGTTGA
- a CDS encoding winged helix-turn-helix domain-containing protein — protein MNFRKLKIFFETAKCLNMTKVAKSMYISQPSISQAIAELESDLDVKLFDRIGKRLYLTHEGEVYFEYSRRILNLYEEANSTIRSSKEGQKGKIVIGASTTIGIYILPELIKEFNELHKNIEISLIIENTQLIGADDYVTKPFNHLELVARVKSQLRRYDYPLNRENTQDLIVIKDLTIDTVNKQVSLRGENIKLTATEYKILTLLASHPGRIFSIKEIYERVWEEPFYKSENTVTVHIRRMREKIEINSKEPEYIKVVWGLGYKIDK, from the coding sequence ATGAATTTTAGAAAGTTAAAAATATTTTTTGAAACAGCTAAATGTTTAAATATGACTAAAGTAGCTAAGTCTATGTATATAAGTCAGCCATCTATAAGTCAAGCCATAGCTGAATTAGAAAGTGATCTTGATGTTAAACTTTTTGATAGAATAGGTAAAAGACTTTATCTTACTCATGAGGGTGAAGTATACTTTGAATATAGTAGAAGAATTTTAAACCTTTATGAAGAGGCAAATAGTACCATTAGAAGTAGTAAAGAAGGTCAGAAAGGGAAAATAGTTATAGGTGCAAGTACAACAATAGGTATATATATACTTCCAGAGTTAATAAAGGAATTCAATGAGTTACATAAAAATATAGAAATCTCTTTAATAATAGAGAATACACAGTTAATAGGGGCAGATGATTACGTTACAAAACCTTTTAATCACTTAGAACTTGTTGCAAGAGTAAAATCTCAATTAAGAAGGTATGATTATCCTTTAAATAGGGAAAATACTCAAGATTTAATAGTAATAAAAGATTTAACTATAGATACTGTAAATAAGCAGGTTTCTTTAAGAGGAGAAAATATAAAATTAACTGCAACAGAGTATAAGATATTAACACTTTTAGCATCACATCCAGGAAGAATATTTTCAATTAAGGAAATTTATGAAAGAGTTTGGGAAGAACCTTTTTATAAAAGTGAAAATACAGTAACAGTTCATATAAGAAGAATGAGAGAAAAAATAGAAATAAATTCGAAAGAACCTGAGTATATAAAGGTGGTGTGGGGACTTGGGTATAAAATTGACAAATAG